The following are from one region of the Symmachiella macrocystis genome:
- a CDS encoding HD domain-containing phosphohydrolase produces MPILIVDDDDIALELLQNTLEDEGYEVESANNGYDALEKLRSGRFQTVVSDWEMDIMDGVQFCREVRKRCFASYIYFILVTGRTSTKDVVEGLDAGADDFIAKPFEPAELCVRLRVGERIRALESRNGMIFALAKLAESRDTDTGSHLDRIRDYCRVLAQQLSTLPAYRDIVDGDYIQTLYQTSPLHDIGKVGIPDNILLKPGKLTEDEFAIMKTHVEIGAETLAAVAANHPGLDFLKMALEVTLSHHERFDGSGYPNGLVADEIPLSGRILALADVYDAITTERVYKQAASHDVARSVIVKGRGAHFDPDIVDAFLAVEKQFIEIKSQFESSNDIPDHPSSLQVQLAV; encoded by the coding sequence ATGCCAATCTTGATTGTTGATGACGACGATATTGCCCTGGAATTGCTTCAAAATACTCTTGAAGACGAAGGGTACGAGGTCGAATCTGCAAACAACGGATACGATGCTCTAGAAAAATTGCGGTCCGGCCGCTTTCAGACCGTCGTCTCAGATTGGGAAATGGACATCATGGACGGAGTCCAGTTTTGCCGCGAGGTACGCAAACGTTGTTTTGCTAGCTATATCTACTTCATTCTTGTGACCGGGCGAACCTCGACGAAGGATGTCGTGGAGGGACTCGATGCCGGTGCAGATGATTTCATCGCCAAGCCGTTTGAGCCTGCGGAATTGTGTGTGCGGCTTCGTGTTGGTGAGCGGATTCGTGCGTTGGAAAGCCGCAACGGCATGATTTTTGCGCTCGCTAAGTTAGCGGAATCGCGTGACACCGATACCGGAAGTCATTTGGATCGCATTCGAGACTACTGCCGCGTTTTAGCGCAGCAACTTTCTACACTGCCCGCTTATCGAGACATCGTGGATGGGGACTACATACAAACTCTCTATCAAACCAGTCCCTTACACGATATTGGAAAAGTCGGCATTCCCGATAACATCTTGCTAAAGCCAGGCAAGCTGACCGAAGACGAATTTGCCATCATGAAGACACATGTGGAAATCGGAGCTGAGACGTTGGCGGCGGTTGCAGCGAATCACCCCGGCCTGGACTTTTTGAAGATGGCGCTGGAAGTGACTCTGTCACATCATGAACGATTCGACGGGAGCGGATATCCCAATGGTCTCGTTGCCGATGAAATCCCGTTAAGTGGGCGAATCCTGGCGTTGGCGGACGTCTATGACGCGATCACAACCGAGAGAGTTTACAAACAGGCTGCATCACATGATGTGGCACGCTCTGTGATCGTCAAAGGACGCGGGGCACATTTTGACCCTGACATCGTGGATGCCTTTTTAGCAGTGGAGAAGCAGTTCATCGAAATCAAAAGTCAGTTCGAATCTTCGAATGACATCCCTGACCATCCATCCAGCTTGCAAGTACAACTCGCCGTATAA
- the ribB gene encoding 3,4-dihydroxy-2-butanone-4-phosphate synthase encodes MKRNHFSTIETAIEATANGKVLIIVDSEEREDEGDFFIAAEAITPNAVHFMISEGRGQLCMPLLPELATQLALEPMISSNRDKDQPRFAIPVDHRSCRSGISPHERSLTIRAMIDTKSRPEDFTRPGHVFPLLAEAGGVLSRTGHTEAAVDLCRLAGLSGAGVICEVCSRDGIGMARRPELTKIANQFDLHMITIDDLVQFRERKSSCQCNWKTSQSLQECT; translated from the coding sequence ATGAAAAGAAACCATTTTTCAACAATCGAAACTGCGATTGAAGCGACAGCTAACGGAAAAGTGCTGATCATCGTCGATTCAGAGGAGCGCGAAGACGAAGGTGATTTTTTCATTGCAGCTGAAGCAATCACCCCAAACGCGGTTCATTTCATGATCAGCGAAGGTCGGGGACAGCTTTGTATGCCGCTATTACCCGAACTCGCGACCCAGTTGGCGTTGGAGCCGATGATCTCGTCGAACAGGGACAAGGACCAGCCTCGCTTTGCAATTCCCGTTGACCATCGTAGCTGTCGTAGCGGGATCAGTCCTCACGAACGGTCGTTGACAATTCGTGCGATGATCGACACCAAAAGCCGACCGGAAGACTTCACTCGTCCTGGGCACGTCTTTCCACTGTTGGCCGAAGCTGGCGGAGTTTTGTCACGCACCGGGCACACGGAAGCGGCTGTCGACCTTTGTCGATTGGCGGGACTGTCCGGTGCGGGAGTGATCTGCGAAGTCTGCAGCCGGGATGGCATTGGGATGGCGCGTCGTCCGGAACTGACTAAAATCGCAAATCAATTTGACCTTCATATGATCACAATAGATGACTTGGTACAATTTCGTGAGCGAAAATCGTCATGCCAATGCAATTGGAAGACATCACAATCCCTTCAAGAATGCACGTGA
- a CDS encoding ATP-binding protein, with the protein MTEWLLKKTGAHYILAMMILTRPICLIGGGLTIYYINLTMNLDARIFHLLISYSSILIPTATALTVFMALHETRTLRKVLAQLGRGGEINAEEGMQAGREAVVFPRVHHRTEAIYVTFICVVLFCALLVFLNQAPLKVAIQISFAGFVGIASVLMGTFFASERWMVPVINLLMRQGVTIDYPAIPVGKIQWRMNISFGLTILVTALMIGALANQRAWEISENPDQAVTAVTILRRHTFFITMAAFAVGLFLSRMLANSVASRIDMLMTAMKQVQDGTLSKRVLMTGNDEIDVLGRQFNLMVGKLQQDDFTIRDLNTNLEQKVQTRTSELEIARADAESANRSKSDFIANISHELRTPLNGVIGMTELLLNTTLNTQQRKYAKVAGISGTTLLELLNEVLDYSKIEAGKLEIEHIDFKLLDVVEPVLEIAAHRCCEKGIALACYVDPSIPLTVKGDPGRVRQILNNLMNNAIKFTEQGSIVLCVELDRVDGATTTLRFSVADTGIGIPPTRFDRLFKSFSQVDASTTRQYGGTGLGLSICKELCALMKGHIGFESQVGTGSTFAFSIPFEMLPEQNLSFSQVAADLKGQRVLLIKQDSVARSMLHNQLKAWGCLVDAESAANEAMDRLYQATAEEQPYHTVLIEKALVDSEMVAWITLAHTETTIREPRLIQLVALTDQIDEPTLRKQGFFGSLAIPVLPSELINVIGPTCVDSSQSDDAMSAARMRTELRGNSQQRKLKKTGHSNARILVAEDNYINQEVVAEILSNAGYTCHIVANGRLALETVRNERYDLVLMDCQMPEMDGLEATRAIREFESGISNQQSKTLPIVALTASALTGERERCLAAGMNGYLSKPLDPVRLIETIEAHLSQGDQTSPQVDDGHDASCPSDDSCDESDLETKSNNEDSADVLDVDGLLRRCNGKLELAERLLGKFHDRLDGDLQKIEDSVESCDLKRTATLAHALKGSSSNLSAERIRQAATDLEEVARTDDVADLYQFLEQLKTECELFLNMEPTLSKHHQLELVEISMTSVN; encoded by the coding sequence ATGACTGAGTGGCTACTTAAAAAGACCGGCGCTCACTACATCCTGGCGATGATGATTTTAACCCGCCCGATTTGCCTCATCGGTGGTGGGCTAACGATCTATTACATCAACCTGACGATGAATCTGGATGCGCGCATCTTCCATTTGCTCATCTCCTATTCATCAATCTTAATCCCGACAGCAACTGCGCTCACAGTATTCATGGCGCTGCACGAGACACGCACGTTGCGTAAAGTATTGGCGCAGCTAGGTCGCGGCGGAGAAATTAACGCTGAGGAGGGAATGCAAGCTGGCCGAGAAGCGGTCGTATTCCCCAGGGTCCATCATCGAACTGAAGCGATCTACGTGACCTTCATCTGCGTGGTGTTGTTTTGCGCCCTGCTGGTGTTTCTCAATCAGGCTCCCTTGAAGGTGGCAATTCAGATTTCGTTCGCCGGTTTCGTAGGCATTGCATCTGTTCTGATGGGAACCTTTTTTGCAAGCGAACGCTGGATGGTTCCGGTGATCAACTTGCTGATGCGGCAGGGCGTGACAATCGATTATCCGGCGATCCCGGTCGGCAAAATTCAATGGCGGATGAACATTTCGTTCGGCCTGACCATCTTGGTGACCGCTTTAATGATCGGTGCACTGGCGAATCAAAGAGCGTGGGAGATTTCAGAAAATCCCGACCAGGCAGTTACCGCAGTCACAATTCTGAGAAGGCACACGTTTTTCATCACTATGGCAGCGTTCGCGGTTGGGCTGTTTCTCTCACGGATGCTTGCGAATTCAGTGGCGTCTCGCATCGACATGCTTATGACCGCGATGAAGCAAGTCCAAGATGGCACTCTGTCGAAACGCGTCTTGATGACAGGCAATGATGAGATTGACGTCCTGGGACGCCAGTTCAATTTGATGGTTGGAAAGCTTCAGCAAGATGATTTCACGATCCGAGACTTGAATACGAATCTTGAGCAAAAGGTACAAACCCGGACCAGCGAGTTGGAAATCGCCCGCGCCGATGCCGAATCGGCGAATCGCTCAAAAAGCGACTTCATCGCCAATATTTCGCATGAATTGCGGACGCCCCTCAATGGGGTGATCGGAATGACCGAGTTGTTGCTCAACACGACTTTGAATACCCAACAGCGCAAATATGCGAAAGTGGCCGGAATCTCGGGAACTACACTGCTGGAACTGCTGAATGAAGTTCTGGACTATTCAAAAATTGAAGCGGGTAAACTTGAAATTGAACATATCGACTTCAAGCTGTTGGATGTCGTAGAACCGGTCTTGGAAATCGCCGCACATCGCTGTTGCGAAAAAGGCATTGCTCTAGCCTGTTACGTGGATCCATCCATTCCACTTACGGTGAAAGGCGATCCAGGACGTGTGCGGCAGATTCTCAACAACCTAATGAACAACGCGATCAAATTCACCGAACAGGGGAGCATCGTGTTATGTGTCGAGCTGGATCGCGTTGACGGTGCGACCACAACGCTACGCTTTAGCGTCGCCGACACTGGAATCGGAATACCGCCCACCCGGTTCGATCGATTGTTCAAGTCGTTCTCACAGGTCGATGCCTCAACGACCCGCCAATACGGCGGGACCGGCCTGGGATTATCGATATGCAAAGAGTTGTGCGCGTTGATGAAGGGACACATTGGCTTTGAAAGTCAAGTCGGCACCGGATCGACTTTTGCATTCAGCATCCCCTTCGAAATGCTACCGGAGCAAAATCTCAGTTTTTCACAAGTCGCAGCGGATCTCAAAGGGCAACGAGTGCTCCTTATCAAACAAGACAGCGTGGCAAGGAGCATGCTACACAACCAGTTAAAAGCCTGGGGATGTCTTGTCGATGCTGAGTCTGCCGCCAATGAGGCAATGGATCGGTTGTACCAAGCCACCGCAGAGGAGCAGCCGTATCACACGGTATTGATTGAGAAAGCTTTAGTAGACTCCGAAATGGTCGCCTGGATCACACTTGCGCATACCGAAACCACGATACGCGAACCACGTCTGATTCAACTTGTTGCACTGACCGATCAAATCGACGAGCCCACGTTGCGCAAGCAGGGGTTTTTCGGCTCTCTCGCGATACCAGTGTTACCTTCGGAACTCATCAATGTGATTGGCCCCACCTGCGTCGACTCCTCTCAGAGCGACGATGCGATGTCAGCCGCACGAATGCGTACCGAGTTGCGAGGCAATTCACAACAAAGGAAACTGAAGAAAACGGGACACAGCAATGCACGCATTCTGGTGGCTGAGGATAATTACATTAACCAGGAGGTAGTCGCCGAGATTCTCTCCAATGCCGGCTACACGTGTCACATCGTCGCCAACGGCCGCCTAGCGCTCGAAACCGTTCGCAATGAACGATATGACCTGGTCTTGATGGATTGCCAAATGCCAGAGATGGACGGGCTGGAGGCGACTCGGGCCATTCGCGAATTTGAAAGCGGGATCTCAAACCAACAATCCAAAACGCTGCCGATCGTCGCATTGACGGCGAGTGCATTGACCGGTGAACGCGAACGGTGTTTAGCCGCGGGGATGAATGGTTATCTCAGCAAGCCACTAGACCCAGTGCGCTTGATCGAAACGATTGAAGCCCATTTGTCCCAAGGCGATCAGACTTCGCCCCAGGTTGACGATGGACACGATGCGAGCTGTCCATCCGATGACAGCTGTGATGAATCGGACCTTGAGACAAAATCAAACAACGAAGATTCCGCCGATGTATTGGATGTCGATGGGCTATTACGGCGATGTAACGGAAAATTGGAACTCGCCGAACGATTGCTCGGTAAATTCCATGACCGCTTGGACGGTGATCTACAGAAGATCGAAGACAGTGTTGAAAGCTGCGATCTCAAACGAACCGCAACGCTGGCTCACGCACTCAAAGGCTCCTCCTCCAATCTCTCCGCCGAAAGGATACGGCAAGCCGCGACAGATTTGGAAGAAGTGGCCCGGACCGACGATGTCGCAGATCTGTACCAGTTCTTGGAACAGCTGAAAACGGAATGCGAACTCTTCTTGAATATGGAACCAACCTTGTCGAAACACCACCAACTTGAATTGGTGGAAATTTCGATGACGTCAGTGAATTGA
- a CDS encoding GGDEF domain-containing protein — MATRQPIEKPEHTAPFHELQDALAASEWAATSISIGPALSSNADDESLWLDEIRTEAICRNDYAEMDAELGRVRSILAEQKKQLLLSQAEARTDVLTGLFNRRAMNDWLDRCLKRYQMNNEAYCLMLIDIDDFKMINDDFGHVEGDRVLRQVAEVLGASLKSPHQLARYGGDEFSIVLPASDICVAQMSGIQVLESFAKHKFVIENQIRHITLTIGIAEQTEELENLDLVKRADECLIAAKSAGKNRCCYFDHVIGFPVTALPAVFSVDSL; from the coding sequence TTGGCGACTCGACAGCCCATTGAAAAACCTGAACACACCGCACCGTTTCACGAACTCCAAGACGCACTCGCTGCCAGTGAGTGGGCCGCAACTTCGATTTCCATTGGTCCGGCTCTTTCGAGTAATGCTGACGACGAATCTCTATGGCTGGACGAAATTCGAACAGAAGCAATATGTCGAAACGACTATGCCGAGATGGATGCGGAACTTGGGCGTGTGAGATCGATACTCGCCGAGCAAAAAAAACAATTGTTATTGTCCCAAGCCGAAGCGCGGACAGACGTTCTCACGGGCTTATTCAATCGACGAGCAATGAACGATTGGTTGGACCGCTGCCTCAAACGCTACCAGATGAATAATGAAGCCTACTGTCTCATGTTAATCGACATTGATGATTTCAAGATGATTAATGATGACTTTGGGCACGTCGAAGGTGATCGGGTTCTTCGGCAGGTGGCGGAGGTGCTTGGGGCTTCATTAAAGTCACCACATCAGCTGGCTCGGTACGGAGGTGATGAGTTTTCGATTGTCCTCCCCGCCTCTGATATCTGCGTTGCACAAATGAGCGGCATACAGGTATTGGAGTCGTTCGCAAAACACAAGTTCGTCATCGAAAATCAAATTCGGCATATTACACTGACCATTGGGATTGCCGAACAGACTGAGGAACTTGAAAATTTAGACCTCGTCAAACGAGCTGACGAATGTCTCATCGCTGCCAAATCTGCTGGGAAGAATCGCTGTTGTTATTTCGATCACGTAATCGGATTTCCAGTCACAGCTCTGCCTGCGGTCTTTTCTGTCGATAGCCTATGA